AATCGGCAAAACCGAATACGAGCGCCGCCATGAGCGCCCCGACCGGATGCCAGCGACCGAAGATCATCGCCGCCAGCCCGATATAGCCACGACCGCCGGTCATGTTCTCGTCGAAACGACCAACGGTGCCCAGCGTGAACCAGGCGCCGCCGAAGCCGGCCACCATGCCCGCCAGCGTCACGTTGATGTAACGGGTGCGGTAGACATTGATGCCAAGCGTATCGGCAGCACGCGGATGCTCGCCGACGGCACGGGCACGCAGGCCGTACCGGGTATAGAACAGGTAGTAGGTCGCCACGGCGACCAGAACCAGCGCGCCGTAGACGAAAAGGTTCTGGTTGAACAGCATCGGCCCGATCACGGGTATGTCACCGAGCACAGGTATCTTCCAGGAGCGGAAAACCGGTGCATTGTTCAGGAATCGGTACTCGGAGAAAACCTGACTGGAAACGTAGGACGTGACACCGAGGACGAAGAGATTGATGACAACGCCGGCGATGATCTGGTCCATCCGGTAGGTGACCACGAGCGCGGCAAGGATGAAGCCGAACAGGCCGCCGATGGCAACGGCGAAGGCAAGTCCGCCCCAACCGCCAACCAGCGATCCCATCAGCGCCCCGGTGAATGCGCCGGCCAACAACATGCCCTCGATGGCGATGTTGACCACGGCGACACGTTCCGACAGCACGCCGGCAACGCCGCCGAGAGCGATCGGCACCGCCCGCACCATCGTCGCCTGCAACATGCCGGTCAGCGAGAACGATTTCCCCGCTGTCGCCCACACAAGGAACGCCGCGACGACGATGGCAAAGCCGATGCCAATGGAGATCATCGACCAACGGGCGCCGCCGCGAAGGAACTGACGCACTCCCAGGAAGGCGAGGATCGCGGCAGCGATGTAGTTGAAGGGCGCGGCAGGAATGACGAGATTGGGCAAGGCCCATGGATCTGTCGGGCGCGACAGGCGGAAATTCGCATCTCCGGAAGAATCCAGGCCGAAAACGCCCGCGACGAGTATGGCTAGCGCCAGCAGGACAAAACCGTAGATTCTGGCCTGGCGGACCTTGTGAACGTCCAGCTTCTTATTCGGTGCGATATCCGTCGAGGATGCTGCGGTCATGGACGGTTACTCCTTGCGTCCCGCCGAGGGCTTCTGAAAGCCCCACGGGAAGATCGCCCGCACGAGCAGCGGTGCGGCTATGAACACGATAATGAGAGCCTGAATGATCCCGATCAGGTCAATGGAAACGCCCGCATCAACCTGCATCTGGCGGCCGCCGGCTTCCAGCGCTCCGAACAGCAGCCCGGCAAACAAGACACCAATCGGATGAGAGCGACCGAGCAGCGCGACGGAAATTGCGTCGAAGCCGATACCCGCCGAGAACCCCGGCGTCGCTCGCCCCAGCACACCCATGACCTGGTTGGCACCGGCGAGACCGGCCAATGCTCCCGCCGTGGCCATCGCGGCAACGATGATGAGGGAAGCACGCATGCCGGCATAGCGGGCCGCATCGGGATTCTCGCCGGAAGCACGGAACTCGAAGCCGGTCTTTGTCCGGAAAAGCAGCCAGTGCACGACAAAAACCGCGATCACGACAAGAATGATGCCGGCATGGACACGGAGGTTCGGATCCAGCCATCCGAAGAGTCGCGGAAGCTCGGCGCTGTCGAGCACGGATCTGGACACAGGATCCGACCGACCCGGCCGCTGCACCCAGTCGAGACGAAGCGTGTAATCCAGCAAGCGATAGGAAATGAGGTTCAGCATGATGGTCGAAATGACCTCGTGAGCACCCGTCGCCGCCCGCAGGTACCCCGCAATCGACGCATAGGCTGCGCCGGCCAGCGCACCGGCCAGCAGCGTCAGCGGCATGTGGATTATCCAGGGCAGTCCCTCGAAGGAGAAACCGACCATGACAGCGGCAATGCCACCGACCACGATCTGGCCTTCGGCACCGATGTTGAACAGTCCGGCGCGAAAACCGAGTGCCAGCCCAAGACCCGCGAGGATGAGCGGCGCGGCCGCGGTGAAGGTTTCCGAGATTGCGTTCAGCGAACCGACGGAGCCCTCGAGGAGGGCGACATAGGACCGGCCGATCGTCTCGATATCGACGGCAGTCGCAAGCATGACGAGCGCGCCGACGATCAGCGCGACAACAACGGCGAAGATCGGCACGACGACCAGATCCTCGAATTCCGCGCGACCGGGCGCCGCGCGCTGCAGCAGTTTTTCAGCGAGGGTCTGTTGCGAATTCGTGTCGGTCATGCATGCGCTCCCGCCATGGCAAGGCCCACGGCATTCTTGTCTACCGGTCCGGCCGAAGCATCGAACTCGGCCACTATGCGCCCCTCGAACATGACGAGGATGCGATCCGAGAGGGACATGATCTCGTCGAGTTCCGAGGAGACGATGAGGACACCGTCGCCTTCGTCGCGAGCCTCCATCAGGCGCTTGTGGATGTATTCGATCGAACCGACATCGAGGCCTCGCGTCGGCTGGGAGGCTATCACCAGCTTGGTTTCCCGTTCGAGCTCACGGGCAACCACCATCTTTTGCTGGTTGCCTCCGGAAAGATTGCCCGCCTTCAGGTAGACCGACGGTGTGCGCACGTCGAAATCGACCGCATATTGCGCCGCCGTCCTGAGCACTTCCTGCCAGTC
This portion of the Oricola thermophila genome encodes:
- a CDS encoding ABC transporter permease; this encodes MTAASSTDIAPNKKLDVHKVRQARIYGFVLLALAILVAGVFGLDSSGDANFRLSRPTDPWALPNLVIPAAPFNYIAAAILAFLGVRQFLRGGARWSMISIGIGFAIVVAAFLVWATAGKSFSLTGMLQATMVRAVPIALGGVAGVLSERVAVVNIAIEGMLLAGAFTGALMGSLVGGWGGLAFAVAIGGLFGFILAALVVTYRMDQIIAGVVINLFVLGVTSYVSSQVFSEYRFLNNAPVFRSWKIPVLGDIPVIGPMLFNQNLFVYGALVLVAVATYYLFYTRYGLRARAVGEHPRAADTLGINVYRTRYINVTLAGMVAGFGGAWFTLGTVGRFDENMTGGRGYIGLAAMIFGRWHPVGALMAALVFGFADSLQQKLALLRTPIPSEFLAMAPYLATIVVVAGFVGRSRPPAADGKPYVKE
- a CDS encoding ABC transporter permease, coding for MTDTNSQQTLAEKLLQRAAPGRAEFEDLVVVPIFAVVVALIVGALVMLATAVDIETIGRSYVALLEGSVGSLNAISETFTAAAPLILAGLGLALGFRAGLFNIGAEGQIVVGGIAAVMVGFSFEGLPWIIHMPLTLLAGALAGAAYASIAGYLRAATGAHEVISTIMLNLISYRLLDYTLRLDWVQRPGRSDPVSRSVLDSAELPRLFGWLDPNLRVHAGIILVVIAVFVVHWLLFRTKTGFEFRASGENPDAARYAGMRASLIIVAAMATAGALAGLAGANQVMGVLGRATPGFSAGIGFDAISVALLGRSHPIGVLFAGLLFGALEAGGRQMQVDAGVSIDLIGIIQALIIVFIAAPLLVRAIFPWGFQKPSAGRKE